A DNA window from Helianthus annuus cultivar XRQ/B chromosome 15, HanXRQr2.0-SUNRISE, whole genome shotgun sequence contains the following coding sequences:
- the LOC110914801 gene encoding probable F-box protein At4g22030 yields the protein MRTKTSTSSPSSSSHRLITRASIHLPKISTANLDIFTPNIASNISMVQEMHKFSRITPKNPTLNPNVHPDHEVIMEKLYLILEAVSDRVEMHKNIGEQRNNWNSLLLTCINTITLSAATMAGIASVITSIPGAPLETLKLSSSFLYLAATGMLVIMNKIQPSQLAEEQRNAARLFKQLESEIKTKIAISQPTLNDVNDAMDKVLAIDRAYPLPLLGVMLEKFPAKVEPAVWWPEKTSSKRCNDKNGWSVELEEEMKEIIKVLEVKDKDDYIRLGEKALKLNKGLAVAGPLLTGLGAIGSGFLASSPHSSWAMVLGVMGGAMASVVNTIQHGGQVGMAFEMYRSNAGFFKMMQESIEANLKERDVGRRENGEVFEMKVALQLGRSLSELRDVAVSSSRNGKDIEEFGSKLF from the coding sequence ATGCGCACAAAAACATCTACTTCTTCACCCTCTTCATCTTCTCATAGACTCATCACAAGAGCTTCTATCCATTTGCCCAAGATTAGCACAGCTAATCTTGATATCTTCACACCAAATATCGCATCAAACATAAGCATGGTACAAGAAATGCATAAATTTTCAAGAATCACACCCAAGAACCCTACATTAAACCCTAATGTGCATCCAGATCATGAAGTGATCATGGAGAAGCTTTACTTGATTCTAGAGGCTGTTTCTGATCGTGTGGAGATGCATAAAAACATTGGTGAGCAAAGAAACAACTGGAACAGCCTTCTGTTAACATGTATCAACACCATTACTCTTTCAGCGGCAACCATGGCTGGCATTGCATCTGTCATAACTAGTATACCTGGTGCACCCTTGGAAACCCTTAAGCTTTCATCAAGTTTCTTATATTTGGCAGCCACAGGCATGCTGGTTATCATGAACAAGATCCAACCATCTCAGCtggctgaagaacaaagaaatgcagCAAGGTTGTTCAAGCAACTCGAAAGCGAAATCAAGACAAAGATTGCAATAAGCCAGCCTACTCTCAATGATGTAAATGATGCTATGGATAAAGTTTTGGCTATAGATAGAGCCTACCCTCTTCCTTTACTTGGTGTCATGCTAGAGAAGTTTCCAGCCAAAGTGGAACCAGCGGTTTGGTGGCCCGAAAAAACATCTTCCAAACGTTGTAATGATAAAAACGGATGGAGTGTGGAACTAGAAGAAGAGATGAAAGAGATCATTAAGGTTTTGGAGGTTAAAGATAAAGATGATTATATAAGGTTAGGTGAAAAGGCCTTGAAACTCAACAAAGGTTTAGCCGTAGCTGGACCTCTACTAACCGGCTTAGGAGCCATTGGTTCGGGATTTCTTGCATCTTCTCCTCATAGTTCTTGGGCCATGGTGCTTGGGGTCATGGGGGGTGCGATGGCAAGTGTTGTAAATACTATACAACATGGTGGGCAAGTAGGGATGGCGTTTGAGATGTATAGAAGCAATGCGGGTTTCTTTAAGATGATGCAGGAATCTATTGAAGCAAACTTGAAGGAAAGAGATGTGGGGAGGAGAGAGAATGGTGAAGTGTTTGAGATGAAAGTGGCACTACAGCTTGGAAGAAGCTTATCTGAGCTAAGAGATGTTGCAGTTTCATCCTCTAGAAACGGGAAAGATATTGAAGAGTTTGGAAGCAAGCTTTTCTAA